TGGACGATGATCGCCAGTTTTCTCGTATTCTTCATGCAGGCGGGGTTTGCTCTCGTTGAGGCTGGATTCACTCGCTCAAAGAATACGGTGAACATCCTCATGAAAAACCTGATGGATGCCTGCCTCGGTCTTTTCGGATTTTACCTGATCGGCTTCACGCTTATGTTCGGGCTTCCCATGCTTGAAGGGTTCGGCGTCGGTCAGATCAAATGGATTTCGCAGTATCTCTATGCGGATGGCAAGCCCGATGCGGGCGCCTTCACATTCTTCTTCTTTCAATCGGTATTCTGTGCAACGGCGGCGACCATCGTATCGGGAGCTATGGCCGAGCGCACAAAATTCCCGTCCTATCTCGTATATTCCTTTCTCGTTTCGGCGTTGATCTATCCTGTCTTTGGAAGCCTTGCCTGGGGTAACCTTTTCCTTACAGATAACGTCAGCTTTCTCGCCAATCTCGGCTTCATCGACTTTGCCGGCTCCACCGTCGTGCACTCCATCGGAGGATGGATCGCCCTTGCCGGCACGATCGTTCTCGGCCCCCGCCTCGGTCGCTATCTTGAAGACGGCACCATTCAGCCCATCTTCGGACATAACCTGACCGTGTCGACGCTGGGCGTGTTTATTCTATGGATCGGCTGGTTCGGGTTTAACCCCGGCTCTACCCTTGTCGTCGACGGAGGCAACTTCGCCATCATCGCCATGACGACGCAGTTCGCCGCCGCAGCAGGTGCTATTGGAGCGATGCTCACAAGCTGGCTCATCTTCAAGCGCCCCGATGCAACGATGATCTTGAACGGCGTGCTTGCAGGCCTTGTGGCCATCACGGCCGGTTGCGCGAATCTTAACCTTGAAGGAGCGACGCTGCTCGGATTTGTCGCCGGTGTTGTCGTCGTAATCGCGGTGGTTTTCTTCGATGCCATCCGCGTCGATGATCCGGTCGGCGCCGTCTCGGTGCACGGGGTGTGCGGCGCCCTTGGAACGTTTGCCGTCGGACTGCTGGCCGATCCCTCGCATGGTTCGGGAGCGGCCGGGCTTTTCTACGGCGGTGGATTCAAATTGCTCGGCGTGCAGGCTCTCGGTGTCGGCCTTGCCTTCCTGTGGGCTTTTGGAACCGGCCTCCTGCTGTTCTTTCTTCTGAAGATTACGATCGGGCTTCGGGTAACGATGGAAGAGGAGATCGAAGGCCTCGATCTGCTCGAACACGGAAACGAGGCGTATCCAGAGCAGATCTGATCTCACACCATTGCGATAACAGAAGGGCCCGCTCCTGAACGGAGGACGGGCCTTATCGAATCGCACCGACATGAAAGTCGACGAAGATAAAGCGGCGGGAGTCCAGCGGTCTTGTGAAGGTGCGGATCTTCTGACGACTTCCCTGATCTATATACGGACGTGATATAATTCCGCGTCCGTACTCGATCATACGCAGCATGTTCTCGAGAAAGTACGGGCGAAAGCTCCAGTTTCTTCCGCGAAACTCAGGTCTCAGGCGAATGCCCGCTTCGTTCACCTCGACATTGGAGGATAACTGCACTCCTGCCGCATCGCATACATACAGGCGAAAACAATCGACGGGTAACTCGGTGAAAAGCGAGCGCAAAAAAAGGTCGAGCCTGTCGGCATCTGACTCTGTCGCAAGCGGGACGCGTGATAGCAGCGACTCAAGAAGAGCATCCATCCGCTTTTCCATCTCAATAGAAAAAAGAAGCCTTTCGCACAGCGATTCAAAGACGGCCTTGCGCGCGGGCAGCATACGCGCCGCAAATGCAGGGTCATCGGCAAGAAATTGCTCGGTTGCCTGAGAGAAAAGGAAACCCTGCACCAGCTCGGCGCCGGCCCTGTAAGCCGCCTCAAGCTCGGTTTCGGTTTCAACGCCTTCAAAGAGCACGGTGATGCCCGAGTCGGCGGCAAAGCTGGATATGTATTCAATGAAGTGCCCGGTATCATGCTTCAACGACAGATCGGCGACCAGGGCACGGTCGACCTTGACGATGTCGGGGCGAAGCTCGAGCAGACGATCGACATGATGAAACTGAAAGTCGTCGATGGCGATCTT
This region of Leptonema illini DSM 21528 genomic DNA includes:
- a CDS encoding EAL domain-containing protein → MQSVHAYYQPVLSLADGRTVGHEVLGRQWMNDRLLSLGAFFASREIPTEQKLEVDRRLRREALDKAVHENYGGLLFLNIKPEWILNFPEGRYPTIMFVEEAGLNPAQIVIEITEDLFAGEIRDLYRKIRLYRDAGFKIAIDDFQFHHVDRLLELRPDIVKVDRALVADLSLKHDTGHFIEYISSFAADSGITVLFEGVETETELEAAYRAGAELVQGFLFSQATEQFLADDPAFAARMLPARKAVFESLCERLLFSIEMEKRMDALLESLLSRVPLATESDADRLDLFLRSLFTELPVDCFRLYVCDAAGVQLSSNVEVNEAGIRLRPEFRGRNWSFRPYFLENMLRMIEYGRGIISRPYIDQGSRQKIRTFTRPLDSRRFIFVDFHVGAIR
- a CDS encoding ammonium transporter, whose protein sequence is MIRPVNANPLMRVARIVLTVAVAFIPLSLFAQEAPDPVAVLRQETNWLWTMIASFLVFFMQAGFALVEAGFTRSKNTVNILMKNLMDACLGLFGFYLIGFTLMFGLPMLEGFGVGQIKWISQYLYADGKPDAGAFTFFFFQSVFCATAATIVSGAMAERTKFPSYLVYSFLVSALIYPVFGSLAWGNLFLTDNVSFLANLGFIDFAGSTVVHSIGGWIALAGTIVLGPRLGRYLEDGTIQPIFGHNLTVSTLGVFILWIGWFGFNPGSTLVVDGGNFAIIAMTTQFAAAAGAIGAMLTSWLIFKRPDATMILNGVLAGLVAITAGCANLNLEGATLLGFVAGVVVVIAVVFFDAIRVDDPVGAVSVHGVCGALGTFAVGLLADPSHGSGAAGLFYGGGFKLLGVQALGVGLAFLWAFGTGLLLFFLLKITIGLRVTMEEEIEGLDLLEHGNEAYPEQI